The following DNA comes from Oceanispirochaeta sp. M1.
ATTCCGGGAAAACCCACATGAATTTTGCTTTTCCCAAGAAGCATTTTGATGCGATTGGTTTGTATTCGTTTGTTGACAATTTGTTGTTGTATCGTAACGGTCTACGAACCGCCGTGGTACGGAACCGTATGCCCGGTGGTGTGAGAGGACGGAGGGCGTGAGCCCTCCTCCTACTCGATTAAGTTTAAATCTATTAGAAAAGCAGTTAAAGATCCACCGGCATTTGTACTTTACATATAAGCCTTATTTGCTTCTATTAGTGCTCTTCTTTGATCAACACATCCTCTGGATGTATAAGGATCTTCCGGAGTATTTTTCACATAGTCCAGAAGACGGTTTATAGTGGTAGTTGCCACATGGCAGCGTGTATCTGATGAAGCGTAGTAGATAAATACATCTTCCCCTTTCTGAATCCATCCGTTGGAAAAAACCACATTGGAGACATCTCCGACCCTCTCTTCTCCTTCCGGGGCAATAAAGTAGCCTGAGGGACGGTGAGTGATCTTTGAAGGATCATCCAGAGAGCTTAAAAACATATAAAGAACATAGCGGAGTCCCGCAGCAGTGTTTCTAACACCATGTGCCAGATGGAGCCATCCCTCTTCAGTTTTGATAGGAGAAGGTCCCTGTCCGTTTTTCACTTCATTGATTGTGTGGTAGACCTTGCAGTCCATGATGACAGAGCTCTTAACTTCTGCATTTTCCATTGTAGGAGAGAGTCCCCAGCCGATGCCTCCCTGGCTTCCTGCTTCGATAAAACTGTCCTGCGGGCGGGTATACAAAGCATATTGACCATCAATCAATTCGGGGTGAAGAACAACGTTTCTCTGCTGTGAAGAGTTCGTCTTCAAATCGGGAAGTCTTTCCCAGTTTTCCAGGTCTTTTGATCTGATAATGCCGCATTGGGCTGTTGCTGAACTCTCATCACCGGCAGGCGCATCAGGGTCTTTTCTTTCTGTACAGAACAGGCCGTAGATCCATCCGTCTTCATGTGCCGTGAGGCGGACATCATAGACATTTGTATCAGGATCTTCTGTCTGGTCAATCACAACAGGGCTTCCTGTAAAGCGGAAGTTTTCGA
Coding sequences within:
- a CDS encoding glycosidase translates to MSIFEERKERITTDYEELVSLPNKAVFSTGGVYERYENAVVTAAHIPPRWRYDYNPETNPYFAERLGINAALNSGAIYFNNKFYLMVRIEGHDRKSFFGLAESDNGIENFRFTGSPVVIDQTEDPDTNVYDVRLTAHEDGWIYGLFCTERKDPDAPAGDESSATAQCGIIRSKDLENWERLPDLKTNSSQQRNVVLHPELIDGQYALYTRPQDSFIEAGSQGGIGWGLSPTMENAEVKSSVIMDCKVYHTINEVKNGQGPSPIKTEEGWLHLAHGVRNTAAGLRYVLYMFLSSLDDPSKITHRPSGYFIAPEGEERVGDVSNVVFSNGWIQKGEDVFIYYASSDTRCHVATTTINRLLDYVKNTPEDPYTSRGCVDQRRALIEANKAYM